A part of Canis lupus familiaris isolate Mischka breed German Shepherd chromosome 4, alternate assembly UU_Cfam_GSD_1.0, whole genome shotgun sequence genomic DNA contains:
- the PPARGC1B gene encoding peroxisome proliferator-activated receptor gamma coactivator 1-beta isoform X1 encodes MAGNDCGALLDEELSSFFLNYLADAQSGVSGEEQLCADFPELDLSQLDASDFDSATCFGELQWCPENSETEPSQYSPDDSELFQITDSENEALLAALTKTLDDIPEDDVGLAAFPALDGGDAPSCTSASPAPSSSPPSPSPSLERPQPPAPEVDDLSLLQKLLLATSYPASSSDTQKEGTTWRQAGLRSRNQRPCVKMDSTQDKKAPTVQSQGRSCTELHKHLTSVPSCPQTKARSPDRGLQPPPALSPPLPAKEDEEASEDCPSPQPAPALPQDSPTPGRAGPGTQVSREDMQAMVQLIRYMHTYCLPQRKLPPQASEPAPQPCSSPSKQVKPRPRSQHPSKGSWAEFSILRELLAQDVLCDVSKPYRLATPVYASLTPRPRPRPPKDSQASPGHPSPVEEVRITASPRSTGPRPSLRPLRLDVKGHTGRTARLQREEEEEEEDEEEEEDEKDEEEEEEEWGRKRPGRGLPWTKLGRKLESSVCPVRRSRRLNPELGPWLAFSDESLVPVEPQGTLPSLRLAPEAYDVEGALGSPTDEDSGQDQQLPRGPQIPALESPCESGCGDTDEDPSCPRLPSRDSPRCLMLALSQSDTPFGRKSFEQTLTVELCGTAGLTPPTTPPYKPTEEDPFKPDIKHSPGKDRALSLPSLEGLQLGPTTAAAPKLPKKHPERSELLSHLRHATAQPASQTGQKRPFSCSFGDHDYCQVLKPEGALQRKVLRSWEPSGVHLEDCHQQGAPRAEVQASAREEDRSCDSGGPAKDSVPLRDHEIRASLTKHFGLLETALEDEDLASCKSPEYDTVFEDSSSSSGESSFLLEEEEEEEDEEEDSGVSPPRSDHCPYQSPPSKASRQLCSRSRSSSGSSSCRSRSPATRRTFRCESRGPCSDRTPSVRHARKRREKAIQGEGRVVYVRNLSSDMSSRELKRRFEVFGEIVECQVLTRSKRGEKYGFITYRCSEHAALSLRNGAALRKRHEPSFQLSYGGLQHFCWPRHTDYDSNSEEALPASVKTKYEAMDFDSLLKEAQQSLH; translated from the exons AGTGGGGTGTCTGGGGAGGAGCAACTCTGCGCAGACTTTCCTGAGCTTGACCTCTCCCAGCTGGACGCCAGTGACTTTGACTCAGCCACCTGCTTTGGGGAGCTGCAGTGGTGCCCAGAGAACTCTGAGACTGAACCCAGCCAGTACAGCCCCGATGACTCCGAGCTCTTCCAG ATAACTGACAGCGAGAATGAGGCCCTCCTGGCAGCGCTCACCAAGACCCTGGACGACATCCCTGAAGATGACGTGGGTCTGGCTGCCTTCCCGGCCCTGGATGGTGGAGATGCACCATCCTGCACTTCAGCTTCGCCTGCCCCCTCATCCTCACCCCCCAGTCCCAGCCCCTCACTGGAGAGACCCCAGCCCCCGGCACCTGAGGTGGACGACCTCTCACTG CTGCAGAAACTCCTTCTCGCCACATCCTACCCAGCCTCAAGCTCCGACACCCAGAAGGAAGGCACCACCTGGCGCCAGGCAGGCCTCAGGTCCAGGAATCAGCGGCCTTGTGTCAAG aTGGACAGCACCCAAGACAAGAAGGCCCCCACAGTGCAGTCTCAGGGCCGGAGTTGTACAGAACTGCATAAGCACCTCACGTCAGTGCCATCCTGCCCCCAGACTAAAGCCCGCTCCCCAGACAGGGGCTTGCAGCCACCACCGGCCCTGAGTCCCCCGCTCCCAGCCAAGGAGGATGAGGAAGCTAGTGAGGACTGCCCGAGCCCCCAGCCAGCTCCAGCCTTGCCCCAGGACTCCCCAACACCGGGCAGGGCAGGCCctggcacccaggtgtcccgggaaGACATGCAGGCGATGGTGCAGCTCATTCGCTACATGCACACTTACTGCCTCCCCCAGAGGAAGCTGCCCCCCCAGGCCTCTGagccagccccccagccctgcagcagcCCCTCCAAGCAGGTCAAACCCCGGCCCCGGTCCCAACACCCTTCCAAAGGCTCCTGGGCCGAGTTCTCCATCCTGAGGGAACTTCTGGCTCAGGATGTCCTCTGCGATGTCAGCAAACCTTACCGCCTGGCCACACCTGTCTACGCCTCCCTCacgccccgccccaggcccaggccccccaAAGACAGCCAGGCCTCCCCTGGCCACCCATCCCCTGTGGAGGAGGTGAGGATCACAGCTTCACCCCGGAGCACCGGGCCCAGACCCAGCCTGCGCCCACTGCGGCTTGACGTGAAAGGACACACTGGCCGGACAGCCAGGCTGCAgcgggaggaggaagaggaggaggaggatgaagaggaggaagaggacgaaaaagatgaggaagaggaggaggaggagtggggccGGAAAAGACCAGGTCGAGGCCTGCCATGGACCAAGCTGGGGAGGAAGCTGGAGAGCTCTGTGTGCCCCGTGCGGCGTTCCAGGAGACTGAACCCAGAGCTGGGCCCCTGGCTGGCATTCTCTGATGAGTCTCTGGTCCCTGTGGAGCCCCAGGGAACTCTGCCCTCACTGCGCCTGGCTCCCGAGGCCTACGACGTGGAGGGGGCACTGGGCAGCCCCACAGATGAGGACAGTGGCCAGGACCAGCAGCTCCCACGGGGACCCCAGATCCCGGCTCTGGAGAGCCCCTGTGAGAGTGGGTGTGGGGACACGGATGAGGACCCCAGCTGCCCACGGCTCCCTTCCAGAG ACTCTCCCAGGTGCCTCATGCTGGCCTTGTCACAAAG tgACACTCCTTTTGGCAGGAAGAGCTTTGAGCAGACGTTGACGGTGGAGCTCTGTGGCACCGCAG GACTCACCCCACCCACCACACCTCCCTACAAACCCACAGAGGAGGACCCCTTCAAGCCAGACATCAAACACAGCCCAGGCAAAGACAGAGCTCTCAGTCTCCCCAGCTTGGAGGGCCTCCAGCTTGGGCCCACCACAGCGGCTGCCCCCAAGCTGCCAAAGAAGCACCCAGAACGGAGCGAGCTCCTGTCACACCTGCGGCATGCTACAGCCCAGCCAGCCTCCCAGACGGGTCAGAAGCGCCCCTTCTCCTGTTCCTTTGGAGACCACGATTACTGCCAGGTGCTTAAGCCAGAAGGCGCCCTGCAGAGGAAGGTGCTGAGGTCCTGGGAGCCGTCTGGAGTCCACCTTGAGGACTGCCACCAACAAGGTGCCCCACGGGCTGAGGTGCAGGCCTCTGCCAGGGAGGAAGACAGAAGCTGTGACAGTGGGGGTCCCGCCAAGGACAGCGTGCCCCTGAGAGACCATGAGATCCGTGCCAGCCTCACCAAGCACTTTGGGCTTCTGGAGACTGCCCTGGAGGATGAAGACCTGGCCTCCTGTAAGAGTCCTGAATATGACACGGTCTTTGaggacagcagcagcagcagtggtgagagcagcttcctcctggaggaggaggaggaagaggaggatgaagaagaggACTCAGGGGTCAGCCCCCCTCGCTCTGACCACTGCCCCTACCAGAGCCCACCAAGCAAGGCCAGTCGGCAGCTCTGTTCCCGCAGCCGTTCCAGCTCTGGCTCCTCTTCCTGCCGCTCCCGGTCACCAGCCACCCGAAGGACCTTCAG ATGTGAGAGCAGAGGGCCGTGTTCAGACAGAACGCCAAGCGTCCGGCACGCCAGGAAGCGGCGGGAAAAGGCCATT CAGGGCGAAGGCCGTGTGGTGTACGTTCGAAATCTCTCCAGTGACATGAGCTCCCGAGAGCTGAAGAGGCGCTTTGAAGTATTTGGTGAGATCGTGGAGTGCCAGGTGCTGACAAGAAGCAAGAG AGGTGAGAAGTATGGCTTCATCACCTACCGGTGTTCTGAGCACGCTGCCCTGTCTCTGAGGAACGGCGCTGCCCTGCGGAAACGCCACGAGCCCTCCTTCCAGCTGAGCTACGGAGGGCTCCAGCACTTCTGCTGGCCCAGACACACTGACTATG atTCCAATTCAGAAGAGGCCCTTCCTGCATCAGTGAAAACCAAGTACGAAGCCATGGATTTTGACAGCTTACTGAAGGAGGCCCAGCAGAGCCTGCATTGA
- the PPARGC1B gene encoding peroxisome proliferator-activated receptor gamma coactivator 1-beta isoform X2, protein MAGNDCGALLDEELSSFFLNYLADAQSGVSGEEQLCADFPELDLSQLDASDFDSATCFGELQWCPENSETEPSQYSPDDSELFQITDSENEALLAALTKTLDDIPEDDVGLAAFPALDGGDAPSCTSASPAPSSSPPSPSPSLERPQPPAPEVDDLSLLQKLLLATSYPASSSDTQKEGTTWRQAGLRSRNQRPCVKMDSTQDKKAPTVQSQGRSCTELHKHLTSVPSCPQTKARSPDRGLQPPPALSPPLPAKEDEEASEDCPSPQPAPALPQDSPTPGRAGPGTQVSREDMQAMVQLIRYMHTYCLPQRKLPPQASEPAPQPCSSPSKQVKPRPRSQHPSKGSWAEFSILRELLAQDVLCDVSKPYRLATPVYASLTPRPRPRPPKDSQASPGHPSPVEEVRITASPRSTGPRPSLRPLRLDVKGHTGRTARLQREEEEEEEDEEEEEDEKDEEEEEEEWGRKRPGRGLPWTKLGRKLESSVCPVRRSRRLNPELGPWLAFSDESLVPVEPQGTLPSLRLAPEAYDVEGALGSPTDEDSGQDQQLPRGPQIPALESPCESGCGDTDEDPSCPRLPSRDSPRCLMLALSQSDTPFGRKSFEQTLTVELCGTAGLTPPTTPPYKPTEEDPFKPDIKHSPGKDRALSLPSLEGLQLGPTTAAAPKLPKKHPERSELLSHLRHATAQPASQTGQKRPFSCSFGDHDYCQVLKPEGALQRKVLRSWEPSGVHLEDCHQQGAPRAEVQASAREEDRSCDSGGPAKDSVPLRDHEIRASLTKHFGLLETALEDEDLASCKSPEYDTVFEDSSSSSGESSFLLEEEEEEEDEEEDSGVSPPRSDHCPYQSPPSKASRQLCSRSRSSSGSSSCRSRSPATRRTFRCESRGPCSDRTPSVRHARKRREKAIGEGRVVYVRNLSSDMSSRELKRRFEVFGEIVECQVLTRSKRGEKYGFITYRCSEHAALSLRNGAALRKRHEPSFQLSYGGLQHFCWPRHTDYDSNSEEALPASVKTKYEAMDFDSLLKEAQQSLH, encoded by the exons AGTGGGGTGTCTGGGGAGGAGCAACTCTGCGCAGACTTTCCTGAGCTTGACCTCTCCCAGCTGGACGCCAGTGACTTTGACTCAGCCACCTGCTTTGGGGAGCTGCAGTGGTGCCCAGAGAACTCTGAGACTGAACCCAGCCAGTACAGCCCCGATGACTCCGAGCTCTTCCAG ATAACTGACAGCGAGAATGAGGCCCTCCTGGCAGCGCTCACCAAGACCCTGGACGACATCCCTGAAGATGACGTGGGTCTGGCTGCCTTCCCGGCCCTGGATGGTGGAGATGCACCATCCTGCACTTCAGCTTCGCCTGCCCCCTCATCCTCACCCCCCAGTCCCAGCCCCTCACTGGAGAGACCCCAGCCCCCGGCACCTGAGGTGGACGACCTCTCACTG CTGCAGAAACTCCTTCTCGCCACATCCTACCCAGCCTCAAGCTCCGACACCCAGAAGGAAGGCACCACCTGGCGCCAGGCAGGCCTCAGGTCCAGGAATCAGCGGCCTTGTGTCAAG aTGGACAGCACCCAAGACAAGAAGGCCCCCACAGTGCAGTCTCAGGGCCGGAGTTGTACAGAACTGCATAAGCACCTCACGTCAGTGCCATCCTGCCCCCAGACTAAAGCCCGCTCCCCAGACAGGGGCTTGCAGCCACCACCGGCCCTGAGTCCCCCGCTCCCAGCCAAGGAGGATGAGGAAGCTAGTGAGGACTGCCCGAGCCCCCAGCCAGCTCCAGCCTTGCCCCAGGACTCCCCAACACCGGGCAGGGCAGGCCctggcacccaggtgtcccgggaaGACATGCAGGCGATGGTGCAGCTCATTCGCTACATGCACACTTACTGCCTCCCCCAGAGGAAGCTGCCCCCCCAGGCCTCTGagccagccccccagccctgcagcagcCCCTCCAAGCAGGTCAAACCCCGGCCCCGGTCCCAACACCCTTCCAAAGGCTCCTGGGCCGAGTTCTCCATCCTGAGGGAACTTCTGGCTCAGGATGTCCTCTGCGATGTCAGCAAACCTTACCGCCTGGCCACACCTGTCTACGCCTCCCTCacgccccgccccaggcccaggccccccaAAGACAGCCAGGCCTCCCCTGGCCACCCATCCCCTGTGGAGGAGGTGAGGATCACAGCTTCACCCCGGAGCACCGGGCCCAGACCCAGCCTGCGCCCACTGCGGCTTGACGTGAAAGGACACACTGGCCGGACAGCCAGGCTGCAgcgggaggaggaagaggaggaggaggatgaagaggaggaagaggacgaaaaagatgaggaagaggaggaggaggagtggggccGGAAAAGACCAGGTCGAGGCCTGCCATGGACCAAGCTGGGGAGGAAGCTGGAGAGCTCTGTGTGCCCCGTGCGGCGTTCCAGGAGACTGAACCCAGAGCTGGGCCCCTGGCTGGCATTCTCTGATGAGTCTCTGGTCCCTGTGGAGCCCCAGGGAACTCTGCCCTCACTGCGCCTGGCTCCCGAGGCCTACGACGTGGAGGGGGCACTGGGCAGCCCCACAGATGAGGACAGTGGCCAGGACCAGCAGCTCCCACGGGGACCCCAGATCCCGGCTCTGGAGAGCCCCTGTGAGAGTGGGTGTGGGGACACGGATGAGGACCCCAGCTGCCCACGGCTCCCTTCCAGAG ACTCTCCCAGGTGCCTCATGCTGGCCTTGTCACAAAG tgACACTCCTTTTGGCAGGAAGAGCTTTGAGCAGACGTTGACGGTGGAGCTCTGTGGCACCGCAG GACTCACCCCACCCACCACACCTCCCTACAAACCCACAGAGGAGGACCCCTTCAAGCCAGACATCAAACACAGCCCAGGCAAAGACAGAGCTCTCAGTCTCCCCAGCTTGGAGGGCCTCCAGCTTGGGCCCACCACAGCGGCTGCCCCCAAGCTGCCAAAGAAGCACCCAGAACGGAGCGAGCTCCTGTCACACCTGCGGCATGCTACAGCCCAGCCAGCCTCCCAGACGGGTCAGAAGCGCCCCTTCTCCTGTTCCTTTGGAGACCACGATTACTGCCAGGTGCTTAAGCCAGAAGGCGCCCTGCAGAGGAAGGTGCTGAGGTCCTGGGAGCCGTCTGGAGTCCACCTTGAGGACTGCCACCAACAAGGTGCCCCACGGGCTGAGGTGCAGGCCTCTGCCAGGGAGGAAGACAGAAGCTGTGACAGTGGGGGTCCCGCCAAGGACAGCGTGCCCCTGAGAGACCATGAGATCCGTGCCAGCCTCACCAAGCACTTTGGGCTTCTGGAGACTGCCCTGGAGGATGAAGACCTGGCCTCCTGTAAGAGTCCTGAATATGACACGGTCTTTGaggacagcagcagcagcagtggtgagagcagcttcctcctggaggaggaggaggaagaggaggatgaagaagaggACTCAGGGGTCAGCCCCCCTCGCTCTGACCACTGCCCCTACCAGAGCCCACCAAGCAAGGCCAGTCGGCAGCTCTGTTCCCGCAGCCGTTCCAGCTCTGGCTCCTCTTCCTGCCGCTCCCGGTCACCAGCCACCCGAAGGACCTTCAG ATGTGAGAGCAGAGGGCCGTGTTCAGACAGAACGCCAAGCGTCCGGCACGCCAGGAAGCGGCGGGAAAAGGCCATT GGCGAAGGCCGTGTGGTGTACGTTCGAAATCTCTCCAGTGACATGAGCTCCCGAGAGCTGAAGAGGCGCTTTGAAGTATTTGGTGAGATCGTGGAGTGCCAGGTGCTGACAAGAAGCAAGAG AGGTGAGAAGTATGGCTTCATCACCTACCGGTGTTCTGAGCACGCTGCCCTGTCTCTGAGGAACGGCGCTGCCCTGCGGAAACGCCACGAGCCCTCCTTCCAGCTGAGCTACGGAGGGCTCCAGCACTTCTGCTGGCCCAGACACACTGACTATG atTCCAATTCAGAAGAGGCCCTTCCTGCATCAGTGAAAACCAAGTACGAAGCCATGGATTTTGACAGCTTACTGAAGGAGGCCCAGCAGAGCCTGCATTGA